In bacterium, a genomic segment contains:
- a CDS encoding transposase has translation DEDQKAKAERDPVAPAKRSKAALAKIATKRLDDDTVAHSFRTMMSELSGIVRNTCQLPDADPSGSATFPVTTTPNPKQARALALLDAIRV, from the coding sequence CGACGAGGATCAGAAGGCCAAGGCGGAACGGGATCCGGTGGCGCCGGCGAAGAGGTCAAAGGCGGCGCTGGCCAAGATTGCGACGAAGCGGTTGGACGACGACACCGTCGCCCACAGCTTCCGGACGATGATGAGCGAGCTCTCCGGAATCGTGCGCAACACCTGCCAGCTTCCCGATGCCGACCCTTCCGGGTCCGCGACCTTCCCGGTCACGACCACGCCCAATCCCAAGCAGGCACGGGCCCTGGCATTGTTGGACGCCATCCGGGTGTAG
- a CDS encoding zinc-binding dehydrogenase — protein MDYTREKFVDAVRALAPEGLDLVFDTVGDHVPRESYKTLKRGGMLVSIANLPESGEAERYGARTNFVFVSPNEGQLREIAALIEAGKVRPAEYEVMPLDRAAEAQERSRTGHVRGKIALNIR, from the coding sequence ATCGACTACACGCGGGAGAAGTTCGTCGATGCGGTGCGGGCCCTCGCGCCGGAAGGGCTCGACCTGGTCTTCGACACCGTGGGGGACCACGTGCCGCGGGAGAGCTACAAGACGCTCAAGCGCGGAGGGATGCTCGTCTCCATCGCCAACCTGCCGGAATCCGGGGAGGCGGAACGGTACGGGGCGCGGACGAACTTCGTCTTTGTCTCCCCGAACGAGGGCCAGCTCCGGGAGATCGCGGCGCTGATCGAGGCGGGGAAGGTCCGGCCCGCGGAGTACGAGGTGATGCCGCTCGATCGGGCCGCGGAGGCGCAGGAGCGGAGCCGGACGGGGCACGTCCGGGGGAAAATCGCTTTGAACATCCGGTAA
- the gyrA gene encoding DNA gyrase subunit A yields MDLFQKQAQPRAIQDEMRQSYLDYAMSVIVGRALPDVRDGLKPVQRRILFAMHELGNEYGKPYKKSARIVGDVIGKYHPHGDNAVYDALVRMVQEFSLRYPLIDGQGNFGSVDGDSAAAMRYTEVRMAKVAGELLSDLDKETVETLPNYDGSLQEPRVLPSRVPNLLVNGSAGIAVGMATSIPPHNLGEVIGALLALIGNPEITVDELMAHVPAPDFPTGGILYGLDGVRDAYRTGRGSVQIRARAFIEKAKKGDRESIVVTEIPYQVNKSRLIERMAELVRNKEIEEISDLRDESDRDGMRVVVELKKDAVAEVVLNNLYKQTQMQTSFGVQLLAIVQNRPRTMNLKELLEEFLAFRKEVVTRRSLFLLRKAEGREHILLGLSIALDHIDAVIRLIRASKDPKEAKEGLVAKFGLSEIQAQAILDMRLQRLTGLEREKILQELKEVRAEIVRLKKILGEESELLRVIGQEFREIRDAYGDARRSEIQRETKELRLEDLIVDEEMVVTVSHTGYIKRNPISLYRTQRRGGRGKVGMGMKEEDFVSMLFIASMHTYVLFFSDQGKVYWLKVHELPEAGRASKGRAIVNLLSLSPGEEIASILPVREFTEGRFVMTVTARGVIKKTDLMEYSRPRAGGIISMGLNEGDRLIATALTTGRDEVSLSTQEGMSIRFHEEDVRPMGRAAVGVRGIDLGEGDLVVGMEILKPEGTLLSVTEHGYGKRTAVEEYRIQSRGGKGVIALKVTEKTGRVVGVSQVAETDEVMLVTDGGKIIRLGMGDLRVIGRNTQGVRLIGLAEKERVVSIARLAEKEE; encoded by the coding sequence ATGGACCTGTTCCAGAAGCAGGCACAGCCCCGCGCCATCCAGGACGAGATGCGGCAGAGCTACCTCGACTACGCGATGAGCGTGATCGTGGGGCGCGCCCTCCCCGACGTCCGCGACGGCCTCAAGCCCGTCCAGCGCCGCATCCTCTTCGCCATGCACGAGCTGGGGAACGAGTACGGGAAGCCGTACAAGAAGTCCGCCCGCATCGTCGGCGACGTGATCGGCAAATACCACCCGCACGGGGACAACGCGGTGTACGACGCCCTCGTGCGGATGGTGCAGGAGTTCTCGCTCCGGTACCCCCTGATCGACGGGCAGGGGAACTTCGGTTCGGTCGACGGCGACTCGGCCGCGGCGATGCGGTACACCGAGGTCCGGATGGCGAAGGTGGCGGGGGAGCTGCTGTCGGATCTCGACAAGGAAACCGTCGAGACGCTCCCCAACTACGACGGGTCGCTCCAGGAGCCGCGCGTCCTTCCGTCCCGCGTTCCCAACCTGCTGGTGAACGGGAGCGCGGGGATCGCCGTCGGGATGGCGACCTCCATCCCGCCCCACAACCTCGGCGAGGTGATCGGCGCCCTGCTCGCCCTGATCGGCAACCCCGAGATCACGGTCGACGAGCTGATGGCGCACGTCCCCGCGCCCGACTTCCCCACCGGCGGCATCCTCTACGGGCTCGACGGCGTGCGCGACGCGTACCGCACGGGGCGCGGCAGCGTGCAGATCCGCGCGCGCGCCTTCATCGAGAAGGCGAAGAAGGGGGATCGGGAGTCGATCGTCGTCACCGAGATCCCGTACCAGGTGAACAAGTCCCGCCTCATCGAGCGGATGGCGGAGCTGGTGCGGAACAAGGAGATCGAGGAGATCTCCGACCTTCGCGACGAGTCCGACCGCGACGGGATGCGCGTGGTCGTGGAGCTGAAGAAGGACGCGGTCGCCGAGGTCGTCCTCAACAACCTGTACAAGCAGACGCAGATGCAGACCTCCTTCGGCGTGCAGCTGCTGGCGATCGTCCAGAACCGGCCGAGGACGATGAACCTCAAGGAGCTCCTCGAGGAGTTCCTCGCCTTCCGGAAGGAGGTCGTCACCCGGCGGTCCCTGTTCCTGCTGCGGAAGGCGGAAGGGCGGGAGCACATCCTGCTCGGCCTGTCGATCGCCCTCGACCACATCGACGCGGTCATCCGGCTGATCCGGGCCTCGAAGGACCCGAAGGAGGCGAAGGAAGGCCTCGTGGCGAAGTTCGGCCTGTCGGAGATCCAGGCCCAGGCGATCCTCGACATGCGTCTCCAGCGGCTGACCGGACTGGAGCGCGAGAAGATCCTGCAGGAGCTGAAGGAGGTGCGCGCGGAGATCGTCCGGCTGAAGAAGATTCTCGGCGAGGAGTCGGAACTCCTGCGCGTGATCGGACAGGAGTTCCGCGAGATCCGGGACGCCTACGGCGATGCCCGCCGCTCCGAGATCCAGCGTGAGACGAAGGAACTTCGGCTCGAGGACCTCATCGTGGACGAGGAGATGGTGGTCACCGTCTCCCACACGGGGTACATCAAGCGGAACCCGATCAGCCTCTACCGGACGCAGCGGCGCGGGGGGCGCGGGAAGGTCGGCATGGGGATGAAGGAGGAGGATTTCGTCTCGATGCTCTTCATCGCCTCGATGCACACCTACGTCCTCTTCTTCTCGGACCAGGGAAAGGTGTACTGGCTGAAGGTGCACGAATTGCCGGAGGCGGGACGGGCGTCGAAGGGGCGGGCCATCGTGAACCTCCTGTCCCTCTCCCCCGGGGAGGAGATCGCTTCGATCCTCCCCGTCCGCGAGTTCACGGAGGGGAGGTTCGTGATGACGGTCACGGCGCGGGGCGTCATCAAGAAGACGGATCTGATGGAATATTCCCGTCCGCGGGCGGGCGGCATCATCTCCATGGGGTTGAACGAGGGGGACCGCCTGATCGCGACCGCCCTCACCACGGGGAGGGACGAGGTGTCCCTCTCCACCCAAGAAGGGATGTCGATCCGGTTCCACGAGGAGGACGTCCGGCCGATGGGGCGCGCGGCGGTGGGCGTGCGCGGCATCGACCTCGGGGAGGGGGACCTCGTCGTGGGGATGGAGATCCTGAAACCCGAGGGGACGCTCCTCTCCGTGACGGAGCACGGGTACGGAAAGCGCACGGCGGTCGAGGAGTACCGCATCCAGTCGCGGGGCGGCAAGGGGGTGATCGCCCTGAAGGTGACGGAGAAGACCGGCCGCGTCGTCGGGGTCAGCCAGGTCGCCGAAACGGACGAGGTGATGCTGGTCACCGACGGCGGGAAGATCATCCGGCTCGGGATGGGCGATCTGCGGGTGATCGGGAGGAACACGCAGGGCGTCCGCCTGATCGGCCTCGCCGAGAAGGAGCGGGTCGTCTCCATCGCGCGGCTGGCGGAGAAGGAAGAGTGA
- a CDS encoding tetratricopeptide repeat protein — protein sequence MALVRRDATPGGSAGTWRTGLLCGALLLAAACADPARDRFERAEKELLSQKMEAALAGYRSIARDHPQSRYAPASLLRQGDLYGGYYRNFPAALEAYESLVYNYPKASEAPRALLKTAEIRLLQYLDPASAATDLERIRRKFPRFEREDEVLFLLARAYGAAGEDERQAEALAELMERFPRSNRAAQGRWMLAYALLGQRRYADAEREFRKLLFLSTERGSTLQARWGVAQSLEGMGDLQGAVSQYEALLGDADDPAYVTEKIERLKDRLRMP from the coding sequence ATGGCCCTTGTGCGGCGGGACGCCACACCGGGCGGATCGGCGGGGACGTGGAGGACCGGGCTCCTGTGCGGCGCGCTGCTGCTCGCGGCGGCGTGCGCCGACCCGGCCCGGGACCGGTTCGAGCGGGCGGAGAAGGAGCTCCTTTCGCAGAAGATGGAGGCGGCCCTCGCCGGCTACCGGTCCATCGCCCGGGACCATCCGCAGTCGCGGTACGCCCCGGCCTCCCTCCTGCGCCAGGGAGACCTCTACGGCGGCTACTACCGGAACTTCCCGGCGGCGCTCGAGGCGTACGAATCCCTCGTGTACAACTATCCGAAGGCGTCCGAGGCGCCCCGCGCGCTGCTGAAGACAGCGGAGATCCGCCTGCTGCAGTACCTCGACCCCGCGTCGGCGGCCACCGACCTGGAGCGGATCCGGAGGAAATTCCCGCGGTTCGAGCGGGAGGACGAGGTGCTCTTCCTCCTCGCGCGGGCGTACGGCGCGGCGGGGGAAGACGAGCGGCAGGCGGAGGCGCTCGCCGAGCTGATGGAGCGGTTTCCCAGGTCGAACCGCGCGGCGCAGGGGCGATGGATGCTGGCGTACGCGCTCCTCGGGCAGCGCCGGTACGCCGACGCGGAACGGGAGTTCCGCAAGCTGCTGTTTCTTTCGACGGAGCGCGGATCCACGCTCCAGGCGCGCTGGGGGGTGGCCCAGTCGCTCGAGGGGATGGGGGACCTCCAGGGCGCGGTCTCCCAGTACGAGGCACTGCTGGGAGACGCGGACGATCCGGCGTACGTGACGGAGAAGATCGAGCGGTTGAAGGACCGTCTCCGGATGCCGTGA
- a CDS encoding NAD(P)-dependent glycerol-3-phosphate dehydrogenase → MKESVAVVGAGSWGTAFAAMLAGRHESVALWAHEAEVCADLRDRRENRAFLPGIALPPAIRPTNDLAEAVSGKTAVIFAVPSHHLRKVAARAAAHLSPDACLVSLAKGVENGTLKRMTEVLAEASPGHAPRVAALSGPTFAREVAEGKPTGATVAARDLSVARRLQHALSGSRFRLYADDDVTGIEIGGALKNVMAIAAGMADGLGFGHNARALLISRGLAEISRLGVRLGAHPQTFSGLAGMGDLVLTCTGDLSRNRTVGMRVGRGERIADVLSGMTMVAEGVRTAVSAVELSRRTGVPMPISEQVHGILHEGKGVREAVNELFSRALKREKE, encoded by the coding sequence ATGAAGGAGTCGGTCGCCGTCGTCGGGGCGGGGTCGTGGGGGACGGCGTTCGCCGCGATGCTCGCCGGCCGGCACGAATCGGTCGCCCTCTGGGCGCACGAGGCGGAGGTGTGCGCCGACCTCCGGGACCGGCGGGAAAACCGCGCCTTCCTGCCGGGGATCGCCCTCCCTCCGGCGATCCGGCCGACGAACGACCTCGCGGAGGCGGTTTCCGGGAAGACGGCGGTGATCTTCGCCGTTCCGTCCCATCACCTGCGGAAGGTTGCGGCGCGGGCGGCGGCGCACCTGTCCCCCGACGCGTGCCTCGTCTCCCTGGCCAAGGGGGTGGAGAACGGCACGCTCAAGCGGATGACCGAGGTGCTCGCCGAGGCGTCCCCCGGGCACGCCCCGCGCGTCGCGGCCCTTTCCGGCCCGACCTTCGCCCGCGAGGTGGCGGAAGGGAAGCCGACGGGGGCCACCGTGGCGGCGCGCGACCTCTCCGTAGCGCGGCGGCTGCAGCACGCGCTGTCCGGTTCCCGCTTCCGCCTCTACGCCGACGACGACGTGACGGGGATCGAGATCGGCGGGGCGCTCAAGAACGTGATGGCGATCGCCGCGGGGATGGCCGACGGGCTGGGGTTCGGCCACAACGCGCGGGCGCTCCTCATCTCCCGGGGGCTCGCCGAGATCTCCCGGCTGGGCGTCCGCCTCGGGGCGCATCCGCAGACGTTCTCCGGGCTCGCGGGGATGGGGGACCTGGTCCTCACCTGCACGGGCGACCTCTCGCGGAACCGGACCGTCGGCATGCGCGTGGGGCGGGGGGAGAGGATCGCCGACGTCCTCTCGGGGATGACGATGGTGGCCGAGGGGGTCCGGACGGCGGTCTCCGCCGTGGAGCTGTCGCGCCGCACGGGAGTGCCGATGCCGATCTCGGAGCAGGTGCACGGCATTCTCCACGAGGGGAAGGGCGTCCGGGAAGCGGTGAACGAGCTCTTCTCCCGGGCGTTGAAGCGGGAAAAGGAGTAG
- the nadA gene encoding quinolinate synthase NadA — protein MRKERQALKAEIATRRKERNAILLAHNYQRDEVQEIADITGDSLGLSQEAAKTAADVIVFCGVHFMAESAAILSPGKTVLLPREDAGCPMADMITGPDLAAYREAHPGAVVVTYVNSSAEVKALSDVCCTSGNAVNVVKSIPAGREIFMVPDRNLAQWVAKVSGRPLTWWDGYCPTHERLTVDATVKAKEAHPDAVLVVHPECPPEVVAMADAVLSTAGMYAWCRRSPAKEFIVGTEMGILYRLRKENPGKRFHIASRALLCPNMKLTTLEDVRDALVSMSPVVTVPETVRVRAKAALDAMLAVPRDAA, from the coding sequence ATGCGGAAGGAGCGGCAGGCGCTCAAGGCGGAGATCGCGACGCGGCGGAAGGAGCGGAACGCGATCCTGCTGGCGCACAACTACCAGCGGGACGAGGTGCAGGAGATCGCGGACATCACGGGAGATTCGCTGGGGCTCTCGCAGGAGGCGGCGAAGACGGCGGCGGACGTGATCGTCTTCTGCGGTGTTCACTTCATGGCCGAGAGCGCCGCGATCCTGTCGCCGGGGAAGACCGTCCTGCTGCCGCGCGAGGACGCGGGGTGCCCGATGGCGGACATGATCACCGGGCCCGACCTCGCGGCGTACCGGGAAGCGCACCCGGGCGCGGTCGTCGTGACGTACGTCAACTCCTCCGCGGAGGTGAAGGCCCTCTCCGACGTCTGCTGCACCTCGGGCAACGCGGTGAACGTGGTGAAATCGATCCCGGCGGGGAGGGAGATCTTCATGGTCCCCGACCGGAACCTCGCGCAGTGGGTGGCGAAGGTGTCGGGCCGCCCGCTCACCTGGTGGGACGGCTACTGCCCGACCCACGAGCGGCTGACCGTCGACGCGACGGTGAAGGCGAAGGAGGCCCACCCGGACGCCGTGCTCGTGGTCCACCCCGAGTGCCCGCCCGAGGTGGTGGCGATGGCGGACGCGGTCCTCTCCACGGCGGGGATGTACGCCTGGTGCCGGCGCTCCCCGGCGAAGGAGTTCATCGTCGGCACGGAGATGGGGATCCTCTACCGGCTCCGGAAGGAGAACCCGGGGAAGCGGTTCCACATCGCCTCGCGCGCCCTCCTGTGCCCGAACATGAAGCTCACGACGCTCGAGGACGTGCGGGACGCCCTCGTCTCGATGTCCCCGGTCGTCACCGTGCCGGAAACGGTCCGCGTTCGCGCGAAGGCGGCCCTCGACGCGATGCTCGCCGTTCCCCGCGACGCCGCGTGA
- the mfd gene encoding transcription-repair coupling factor → MFLLPRLSFEHVALALAKREASPCVQWMRIPAGARSFLAARLFERLGRTLLYLCAGDKEAEEASRELAAYLGPDAVLPFPSIEAMPYEPVPPHLPSVHDRMRALHRLLSGPPAVVVAPIAAAVGKTLPPEAFVDAVAGVSPGNSLDVDAFAARLVTLGYARLPAVTDPGDFAVRGGIVDVYSPAHPLPARLLLDGDVVESVRWFHPATQRTVAAGARAEGAPGDGDRLVILPCSQVITRDDCLSAACDGHDDRAWAGLLRQGIRFHGADALLPRLYGRAAPVFSYLPADVLVVAVDSVECAAAARNAFEEAEENFALAGEGEGFPAPTELAVPEDELFAALSGVPMLAFDKIEVPPFGRKEPLRGDGGLDGNEEIRRSTATASSEGLLYPLAEEAKAWWKRGDRFIVSSLSPSQVDRMEDFLSRYAVPLSRADTLRDALSRDRGVFLCGSEVMRGFRAPELRAAIVTESEIFGEKARARRPRKERVAVPEEFSLADLRVNDPAVHVDHGIGVYRGLLRRTAAGTEGDYLVLEYAGGDRLFVPVEKMSRVQRYVASEEGRAQLSRLGGTAWQRAKRKVRDDLLAMAQELVDLQAKRQLAEKAPVSPPDAAFREFEAAFPHEETPDQEQVIREVLSDLSSPRPMDRLVCGDVGYGKTEVAIRAAFQVVMAGKQAAVLVPTTILAEQHYQTFTRRLAGYPARVAILSRFGTRKDQAAVVRGVANGSVDIVIGTHRLLQRDVTFRNLGLVVIDEEQRFGVAHKERLKRMRAAVDVLTLSATPIPRTLHMAFSGIRDVSLIATPPEDRLSIRTFVVPFSGETIREAVDREIRRGGQVFFVHNRVQTLPAMERYLRELLPDARIAVGHGQMDEETLSAAMDDFASRRADILLCTAIIEAGLDLPNANTILVNHAHRFGLAQLYQLRGRVGRDRHRAYAYFVVPKDVALSRDATRRLAVLEELTELGSGFRIASHDLEIRGAGNLLGKDQSGQIHQVGYELYTQLLSEAVAEISGIASSQEEEPELDLRVPAFLPDDYIDEAGERLELYRKLSSARTVDAADEIEMALLDRFGRLPAPARALCDLARMRAAMRSAGVAELKRGNGSLFLTLAPHSPFDRANLVSWVTRERKTFSFVRGEILAMRLPGPDPAEILAAAKNLLSRLGAGSTM, encoded by the coding sequence ATGTTTCTCCTTCCCCGGCTCTCCTTCGAGCACGTCGCACTCGCTCTCGCGAAGCGGGAGGCCTCCCCCTGCGTCCAGTGGATGCGGATCCCGGCCGGGGCGCGGTCGTTTCTCGCGGCCCGTCTCTTCGAGCGCCTGGGACGCACGCTCCTTTATCTCTGCGCCGGCGACAAGGAGGCGGAGGAGGCGTCCCGGGAACTGGCCGCCTATCTTGGACCGGACGCGGTCCTCCCGTTTCCTTCCATCGAGGCGATGCCGTACGAGCCGGTCCCCCCGCACCTCCCCTCGGTCCACGACCGGATGCGCGCGCTGCACCGTCTCCTTTCCGGCCCCCCCGCCGTGGTCGTCGCCCCGATCGCCGCGGCGGTCGGGAAGACGCTCCCCCCGGAGGCCTTCGTCGACGCGGTCGCCGGGGTATCCCCGGGGAACTCCCTCGACGTCGACGCGTTCGCGGCGCGCCTGGTCACCCTCGGTTACGCCCGCCTTCCCGCGGTGACCGACCCGGGGGATTTCGCGGTGCGCGGGGGGATCGTCGACGTGTACAGCCCGGCCCATCCGCTCCCGGCGCGGCTCCTGCTGGACGGCGACGTCGTCGAGTCGGTACGGTGGTTCCACCCGGCGACGCAGCGCACGGTGGCGGCGGGAGCGCGGGCGGAGGGGGCGCCCGGGGACGGGGATCGGCTCGTGATCCTCCCGTGCTCCCAGGTGATCACGCGGGACGACTGCCTGTCGGCGGCGTGCGACGGGCACGACGACCGCGCATGGGCCGGCCTCCTTCGGCAAGGGATCCGGTTCCACGGTGCGGACGCGCTCTTGCCGCGCCTCTACGGTCGCGCCGCCCCGGTCTTTTCGTACCTTCCCGCGGACGTCCTCGTCGTGGCGGTCGATTCCGTGGAGTGCGCCGCCGCCGCCCGGAACGCCTTCGAGGAGGCGGAGGAGAATTTCGCCCTGGCGGGGGAGGGGGAAGGGTTCCCCGCGCCGACGGAGCTGGCCGTGCCGGAAGACGAGCTGTTCGCCGCTCTCTCCGGCGTCCCGATGCTCGCCTTCGACAAGATCGAGGTCCCCCCCTTCGGGCGGAAGGAGCCGCTGCGGGGGGACGGGGGGCTGGACGGGAACGAGGAGATCCGCCGCAGCACCGCGACCGCCTCCTCGGAAGGGCTCCTCTACCCGCTGGCGGAGGAGGCGAAGGCGTGGTGGAAGCGGGGGGACCGGTTCATCGTCAGCTCCCTCTCCCCGTCGCAGGTGGACCGGATGGAGGATTTCCTCTCCCGGTACGCCGTTCCGCTCTCCCGCGCCGACACCCTGCGCGATGCGCTGTCCAGGGACCGCGGGGTCTTCCTGTGCGGGTCGGAGGTCATGCGGGGGTTCCGTGCGCCGGAGCTTCGCGCGGCGATCGTCACGGAGAGCGAGATCTTCGGGGAGAAGGCCCGGGCGCGGCGCCCCCGGAAGGAGCGGGTCGCCGTCCCCGAGGAGTTCTCGCTTGCGGACCTGCGGGTGAACGACCCGGCGGTCCACGTGGACCACGGCATCGGGGTCTACCGGGGCCTGCTGCGGCGGACAGCCGCCGGGACGGAGGGGGACTACCTCGTCCTCGAGTACGCGGGGGGCGACCGGCTGTTCGTCCCCGTGGAGAAGATGTCCAGGGTGCAGCGGTACGTGGCGTCGGAGGAGGGGCGCGCGCAGCTGTCGCGCCTCGGGGGGACGGCGTGGCAGCGCGCCAAGCGGAAGGTGCGGGACGATCTGCTCGCGATGGCGCAGGAGCTGGTGGACCTGCAGGCGAAGCGCCAGTTGGCCGAGAAGGCTCCCGTTTCGCCGCCCGACGCGGCCTTCCGGGAATTCGAGGCGGCATTCCCCCACGAGGAGACGCCGGACCAGGAACAGGTGATCCGGGAGGTGCTGTCCGACCTCTCTTCCCCCCGCCCGATGGACCGGCTTGTCTGCGGCGACGTGGGGTATGGCAAGACCGAGGTGGCGATCCGCGCGGCGTTCCAGGTGGTGATGGCGGGGAAGCAGGCGGCGGTCCTGGTTCCGACGACCATCCTGGCCGAGCAGCATTACCAGACCTTCACCCGCCGCCTCGCGGGGTACCCCGCGAGGGTGGCGATCCTGTCGCGGTTCGGCACCCGGAAGGACCAGGCGGCGGTGGTGAGGGGGGTGGCGAACGGGTCGGTGGACATCGTCATCGGCACACACCGGCTCTTGCAGAGGGACGTGACGTTCCGGAACCTCGGCCTCGTGGTGATCGACGAGGAGCAGCGGTTCGGAGTGGCGCACAAGGAACGGTTGAAGAGGATGCGCGCCGCCGTCGACGTGCTGACGCTGTCGGCCACTCCGATCCCGCGCACGCTGCACATGGCGTTCTCCGGGATCCGGGACGTGAGCCTGATCGCCACTCCCCCCGAGGACCGGCTCTCGATCCGCACCTTCGTCGTCCCCTTCTCGGGCGAGACGATCCGCGAAGCGGTGGATCGGGAGATCCGCCGCGGCGGGCAGGTCTTCTTCGTCCACAACCGGGTGCAGACCCTCCCCGCGATGGAGCGGTACCTGCGGGAGCTTCTCCCCGACGCGCGGATCGCCGTGGGGCACGGGCAGATGGACGAGGAGACCCTTTCGGCCGCGATGGACGATTTCGCGTCGCGCCGCGCCGACATCCTCCTGTGCACCGCGATCATCGAGGCCGGGCTGGACCTTCCCAACGCGAACACGATCCTCGTGAACCACGCACACCGGTTCGGGCTGGCGCAGCTGTACCAGCTCCGCGGCCGCGTGGGCCGCGACCGCCACCGGGCGTACGCGTACTTCGTCGTCCCGAAAGACGTCGCCCTCTCGAGGGACGCCACCCGGCGGCTCGCCGTGCTCGAGGAGCTCACGGAGCTCGGGTCGGGGTTCCGGATCGCCTCCCACGACCTGGAGATCCGGGGCGCGGGAAACCTTCTCGGGAAGGACCAGTCGGGACAGATCCACCAGGTGGGGTACGAGCTGTACACGCAGCTGCTCTCCGAGGCGGTGGCGGAGATCTCGGGGATCGCCTCCTCGCAGGAGGAGGAGCCGGAGCTGGATCTGCGGGTTCCGGCGTTCCTTCCGGACGATTACATCGACGAGGCCGGGGAGCGCCTGGAGCTCTACCGGAAGCTGTCGTCGGCGAGGACCGTCGACGCCGCGGACGAGATCGAGATGGCGCTGCTGGACCGGTTCGGCCGGCTTCCCGCTCCCGCCCGCGCGCTGTGCGACCTGGCGCGGATGCGCGCCGCGATGCGCTCCGCGGGAGTGGCGGAGCTCAAGCGCGGGAACGGCTCCCTGTTCCTCACCCTCGCCCCCCATTCCCCGTTCGACCGGGCGAACCTGGTCTCCTGGGTGACGCGGGAGCGGAAGACCTTCTCCTTCGTCCGCGGGGAGATCCTCGCGATGCGCCTTCCCGGCCCGGATCCCGCGGAGATCCTGGCGGCGGCGAAAAACCTGTTGAGCCGGCTCGGTGCCGGCAGTACGATGTAA
- a CDS encoding peptidyl-prolyl cis-trans isomerase, with protein MRKMPVLFMIFAFLASACGSPPGNGPRGKALAVVDGEPLTEETLLKEVENLPPYVRPILETAEGRAKFLESVITRDLLMREALRRGIDRRPEVADRIAMARKSIVLEALLRDVAEKAPGLSDAALRKTYDANPALHQVGERVRVSHMLFRDKSRALEVLGRAKAGEPFEALMKEVGAGDAPGEVAADLGEIERGNFVKEFEAAAFAAAPGEVTGPVKSTYGYHVIKVYEKSPAGARSFEEMKPKLLDEQREQAQRDAFEGLIADLRKQATVRVLYKPEPSQAPLGAQEPETSPVSPKTATPGR; from the coding sequence ATGCGCAAGATGCCGGTTCTGTTTATGATTTTCGCGTTCCTCGCGTCCGCCTGCGGGAGCCCCCCGGGGAACGGGCCACGGGGGAAGGCCCTCGCCGTCGTGGACGGGGAGCCCCTCACGGAGGAGACGCTTCTGAAAGAGGTGGAGAATCTTCCCCCCTATGTGCGGCCGATCCTCGAAACCGCCGAGGGGAGGGCCAAGTTTCTCGAGAGCGTCATCACCCGCGACCTGTTGATGCGGGAGGCGCTGCGGCGCGGGATCGACCGCCGCCCCGAGGTGGCCGACCGGATCGCCATGGCGCGCAAGTCGATCGTCCTCGAGGCGTTGCTGCGCGACGTGGCCGAAAAGGCCCCCGGGCTTTCCGACGCGGCACTGCGCAAGACCTACGACGCGAACCCCGCGTTGCACCAGGTGGGAGAGCGCGTGAGGGTGAGCCACATGCTCTTTCGCGACAAGTCCCGCGCGCTGGAGGTTCTCGGTCGCGCGAAGGCGGGGGAGCCGTTCGAGGCGCTGATGAAGGAGGTAGGGGCCGGGGACGCTCCCGGCGAGGTTGCCGCGGACCTCGGGGAGATCGAGCGCGGAAACTTCGTGAAGGAGTTCGAGGCAGCGGCCTTCGCCGCCGCGCCCGGCGAGGTCACGGGTCCCGTCAAGTCCACGTACGGGTACCACGTGATCAAGGTGTACGAGAAATCGCCCGCGGGCGCCAGATCGTTCGAGGAGATGAAGCCGAAGCTCCTCGACGAGCAGCGTGAACAGGCCCAGCGGGACGCCTTCGAGGGGCTGATCGCGGACCTGAGGAAACAGGCGACGGTGCGCGTCCTCTACAAGCCGGAGCCTTCGCAGGCCCCTTTGGGGGCGCAGGAGCCGGAGACATCGCCGGTTTCGCCGAAGACCGCCACACCGGGGAGATGA